In a single window of the Streptomyces sp. NBC_00285 genome:
- the aroQ gene encoding type II 3-dehydroquinate dehydratase, with protein MPRTLASAPIMILNGPNLNLLGQRQPEIYGKDTLADVEALCAKAAAAHGGTVDFRQSNHEGELVDWIQEARLNHCGIVINPGAYSHTSVAILDALNTCDGLPVLEVHISNIHQRESFRHHSYVSLRADGVIAGCGVQGYVFGVERVAALAGPTRADV; from the coding sequence GTGCCCCGCACCCTTGCCAGCGCCCCGATCATGATCCTGAACGGCCCCAACCTGAACCTGCTGGGTCAGCGTCAGCCGGAGATCTACGGCAAGGACACACTGGCCGACGTCGAGGCACTGTGCGCCAAGGCGGCGGCCGCGCACGGCGGCACGGTGGACTTCCGGCAGTCCAACCACGAGGGGGAGCTGGTCGACTGGATCCAGGAGGCGCGGCTGAACCACTGCGGGATCGTCATCAACCCCGGTGCCTACTCCCATACGTCGGTGGCCATCCTGGACGCGCTCAACACCTGCGACGGACTGCCGGTGCTGGAGGTGCACATCTCCAACATCCACCAGCGCGAGTCCTTCCGGCACCACTCCTACGTCTCGCTGCGCGCCGACGGCGTCATCGCGGGATGCGGGGTGCAGGGCTACGTCTTCGGAGTGGAGCGGGTCGCGGCGCTGGCGGGGCCGACACGGGCCGACGTGTAA